Proteins from a genomic interval of Fibrobacter sp.:
- a CDS encoding UDP-2,3-diacylglucosamine diphosphatase: MSLPAYFISDVHLGVNPPGALPGREKKLIQFLESIRGKASHLVLVGDLFEFWYEYRDYVNRNHFELFFALRELVRSGCEVHVMQGNHDFAYGDFFPKTLGVQVHRSLVLEIQGKRVFFHHGDGVAKSDRGYRIMRRILDLPLNRWLFRQIHPDRGMAIARFVGRNSRKIGESREININEYLDWGTSVLKRRNCDICVHGHHHIAGIWNVKNGVVASPGEWIWKPAVLRMEEGGIILDTL, encoded by the coding sequence ATGTCCTTGCCCGCTTATTTCATATCCGACGTGCATCTCGGGGTAAACCCTCCGGGAGCCCTTCCTGGGCGTGAAAAAAAACTCATCCAGTTCCTGGAATCTATCAGGGGAAAGGCCTCGCATTTGGTCTTGGTGGGCGACCTTTTTGAATTTTGGTACGAATACCGCGATTACGTGAACCGCAATCATTTTGAACTGTTCTTCGCGCTGCGAGAACTTGTCCGTTCCGGCTGCGAAGTGCACGTGATGCAGGGAAACCACGATTTCGCCTACGGGGATTTCTTCCCGAAAACGCTCGGCGTGCAGGTTCACAGGAGCCTCGTGCTAGAAATTCAGGGCAAACGCGTATTTTTCCATCATGGAGACGGAGTCGCAAAATCCGATCGCGGTTACCGCATCATGCGCCGCATACTCGATTTGCCGCTCAATCGCTGGCTCTTTAGACAAATTCATCCTGATCGCGGCATGGCGATAGCCCGTTTTGTGGGCCGCAATAGCCGTAAAATCGGGGAGTCCCGCGAAATCAATATAAATGAATATCTCGATTGGGGTACATCCGTCCTCAAACGGAGGAATTGCGACATCTGCGTTCACGGACACCATCATATCGCGGGCATCTGGAACGTGAAGAATGGTGTAGTCGCTTCTCCCGGGGAGTGGATATGGAAACCCGCCGTCCTCCGTATGGAAGAAGGCGGGATTATCCTTGATACGTTGTAG
- the rsmI gene encoding 16S rRNA (cytidine(1402)-2'-O)-methyltransferase, producing MHTLYVVATPIGNMEDITYRAVRILKEVPLVLAEDTRHTRILFDNYGITTPMEAYHDFNKEKVTPKYVEYLKNEGDIALVSDAGTPGVADPAFNLVRECVREGIDVRAIPGPCAMITALVSSGMPTDHFTFQYFSPKKSAQRIHLLEKLKDEEATQIFYASPHNIDKFVEEIKLVFGDIKIALMRELTKKFEEHLIGTPTEITAHFKAHPPKGEFVLIFNPQDKSGL from the coding sequence ATGCACACACTCTATGTAGTCGCGACCCCCATCGGGAACATGGAAGACATCACCTACCGTGCCGTGCGGATCTTGAAAGAAGTCCCGCTCGTGCTCGCCGAAGACACGCGGCATACGCGAATCCTGTTCGACAACTACGGGATTACCACCCCAATGGAAGCCTACCACGACTTCAACAAGGAGAAGGTGACCCCGAAGTACGTGGAATACCTGAAGAACGAAGGCGATATCGCGCTCGTGAGCGACGCGGGTACGCCAGGCGTTGCCGACCCGGCATTCAACCTGGTACGTGAATGCGTACGCGAAGGTATCGACGTGCGGGCCATACCCGGCCCCTGCGCCATGATTACCGCGCTTGTCTCGAGCGGCATGCCCACCGACCATTTCACTTTCCAGTACTTTTCGCCCAAAAAGAGCGCTCAGCGCATCCACCTGCTCGAAAAACTGAAAGACGAAGAAGCGACCCAGATTTTTTACGCAAGCCCCCACAACATCGACAAGTTCGTCGAAGAAATCAAGCTGGTTTTCGGCGACATCAAAATCGCCCTGATGCGCGAACTCACCAAGAAGTTCGAGGAACACCTCATCGGAACCCCGACCGAGATTACGGCGCACTTCAAGGCGCACCCGCCCAAGGGCGAATTCGTACTCATATTCAACCCCCAGGACAAAAGCGGGCTGTAA
- the lnt gene encoding apolipoprotein N-acyltransferase: MLDKIKTRLEALPKIYWIYLAVLIAVEVSCFAFRPDEPGLYSDSQQFAPILIALGFLFSSESRTHFRRHIYTYGILQFISLALDYTLGDDTGTGHAGLYQIATLFIPLFIFWLVLFARWNIARFREFDSRRALLLSSIAWGLFGFAFPPLPLGPAALVLLVPWFIVLNRYNRNTAIFATFWSGMVYNTINYYWIYNVMHVDSAPSGLIFLGVILLIAFFSAYSVFAAFIYTLAKNIKFGGRAWLLALYPIFYAGLEMTRTRGDFAFPWSHLGYVFGSTLELLQALSVIGIFGYTALIIASNMIVAKAIEGPWKLPANESRAKFICAKLPLAVPLLIISILLVHGSVVLSKPEAQPFYGADAPETPRMALIQPSIEQGEKWSKARYDSITAKTFGMVNDSVQTGTDLIILAETAIPDHIRRQPATIRELHKLTDQHKASILTGALDFHRNGSEKVRKYDIYNASFLFSPEDPHSYQRYIKKHLVPFSERIPFDEIFPILNYVDLGEGDFVPGKETPVYEPFKWTPFICYDAIFGDLVREAINAGSRLMVNITNDGWFGRSTAPYQHLNLVRYRAIENGMPTARLANSGVSAFIDQYGHYDLNTDIFVDAVIQRKMQLKTRDTPYQHYGDDVETALLWFFLIYVVGTFAGAIAKRKANSI; this comes from the coding sequence ATGTTGGATAAAATTAAGACTCGACTGGAAGCGCTCCCGAAAATTTACTGGATCTATCTCGCGGTATTGATTGCCGTAGAAGTCTCCTGTTTTGCGTTCCGGCCCGACGAACCGGGACTCTACTCGGATTCCCAGCAGTTCGCTCCGATCCTCATCGCGCTCGGATTCCTGTTTTCAAGCGAATCGCGCACGCATTTCCGGCGCCACATCTATACCTACGGCATATTGCAGTTCATATCCCTCGCCCTCGACTACACCCTCGGTGACGATACCGGCACCGGGCATGCGGGCCTGTACCAGATAGCCACCCTGTTCATCCCGCTGTTCATCTTCTGGCTCGTACTTTTCGCGCGCTGGAACATCGCCCGCTTCCGCGAGTTCGATTCCCGCCGTGCGCTCCTACTGAGTTCAATCGCCTGGGGACTTTTCGGATTCGCATTCCCGCCGCTCCCGCTCGGACCCGCCGCCCTCGTGCTGCTCGTGCCCTGGTTCATCGTCCTCAACCGATACAACAGGAACACCGCAATTTTCGCGACGTTCTGGTCGGGCATGGTGTACAACACCATCAACTACTACTGGATTTACAACGTCATGCACGTGGATTCGGCCCCCTCCGGGCTCATCTTCCTCGGCGTCATCCTCCTCATCGCATTCTTCAGCGCCTACAGCGTGTTCGCCGCATTCATCTACACGCTCGCGAAAAACATCAAGTTCGGCGGCCGCGCCTGGCTGCTCGCACTCTACCCCATTTTCTACGCCGGTCTCGAAATGACGCGCACCCGCGGCGATTTCGCCTTCCCGTGGAGCCACCTCGGCTATGTTTTCGGCAGCACGCTCGAACTCCTGCAGGCCCTTTCCGTAATCGGCATCTTCGGGTACACGGCGCTCATCATCGCATCAAACATGATCGTTGCGAAGGCAATCGAAGGCCCGTGGAAATTGCCAGCAAACGAAAGCCGCGCGAAGTTTATCTGCGCGAAGCTCCCGCTCGCAGTACCCCTGCTGATTATCTCAATCCTTCTCGTGCATGGATCCGTCGTGCTGTCCAAACCCGAAGCGCAGCCCTTCTACGGCGCCGACGCACCGGAAACACCCCGGATGGCGCTGATTCAGCCCAGCATCGAGCAGGGTGAAAAGTGGAGCAAGGCCCGATACGACTCCATCACGGCAAAGACCTTCGGCATGGTAAACGACAGCGTGCAGACAGGAACCGACCTCATCATCCTCGCAGAGACCGCCATCCCGGACCATATCCGCAGGCAGCCCGCGACCATCAGGGAACTGCACAAACTAACGGATCAGCACAAGGCGAGCATCCTCACGGGGGCGCTAGACTTCCACCGCAACGGATCCGAAAAGGTGCGCAAGTACGACATCTACAACGCCTCGTTCCTGTTTTCGCCCGAAGACCCCCACTCTTACCAGCGCTACATCAAGAAGCACCTCGTGCCCTTCAGCGAGCGCATCCCCTTCGATGAAATCTTCCCCATCCTGAACTACGTGGACCTGGGCGAAGGCGACTTTGTGCCCGGAAAGGAAACCCCCGTATACGAGCCGTTCAAGTGGACTCCGTTTATCTGCTACGACGCGATATTCGGCGACCTCGTACGCGAAGCCATCAACGCAGGATCCCGCCTGATGGTGAACATCACGAACGACGGCTGGTTCGGCCGCAGTACCGCACCCTACCAGCACCTGAACCTCGTGCGCTACCGCGCCATCGAGAACGGCATGCCCACAGCGAGGCTTGCGAACAGCGGCGTCTCGGCATTTATCGACCAGTACGGCCACTACGACCTGAATACCGACATCTTCGTCGATGCGGTCATCCAGCGCAAGATGCAGCTCAAGACCCGCGATACGCCTTACCAGCACTACGGCGACGACGTCGAGACCGCCCTCCTGTGGTTCTTCCTCATCTACGTGGTAGGGACTTTCGCCGGGGCTATCGCGAAGAGAAAAGCGAATAGCATATAA
- a CDS encoding SNF2-related protein has translation MDFGKYGKTWWCNKWLEGLFRSCDDQTVIQGMRFVERGQVTSIDIIDNRVISVVKGPNGGLHNNYIVFPKFHDEKIGVFINLLMQQPSEMLALKNGAMNPPIELLLAKSGINIFDNSEDVKMGCDCRDPVPCKYIAATFLKIAEMASTEPALLFKLHGLDLAHYQERPAMTSNIDAPDEKNLVRTAGGRNKIFEEKVDNSLDFAEDASTSLFAGSPQGVSRTPPQRLPVFNYVDWKDYSRILPAMLQNFPSFCPAGNFRKSYTDELEGCRKFFLNYENFDVFAEHFRANNAKTFLMEKESLRLFHKDGWRWYFEQAGENGNVIKSGLAVSSVMGALCCLDKGNLSWHSYSVRYLLLLLNVAYHLVRTGAIYPQVLWIGKDVAQMRWLPAEMLPDILGIVADLEAAAPPKFAFTAKEDEFVEIAEPAEHVLSLFISQLLKFAHTYKTPLKTNHTNLLSFFFTSVSGKLANSAHAIPGKIQKWFSVYSSLDFRTQLLFKCYETGEQVALEVFVFDADKLTPLSTLFEENDARLLSILNILNGIADSFKPMGTYIENRAASPIMMQGGVLLEFLQDCLKKLEIFGIKTEIPKNLLNVGKPKPKIRLQGSMSFGAFTANDLLDFDWEVAIGDENISAEEFLELAENADGLLKYKSQYVTVSEEDLKAIREKLEGKSDAKSSGKEGAGKKGSNAGTESASGSEAASDADSDEEADGVPEITQAKLVQACFTGECDGIPVDMAGEFKQQFDSWRSETEVALPEHLNATLRPYQVRGYSWMYKNLEIGFGCILADDMGLGKTLQVIAFLLKMHEEGKLAERKAIVVLPAGLLCNWQVEIKKFAPDLTFFAYHGGSRDLEKFHADVLLTTYATFRKDFEALNALQWQAIIIDEAQNIKNADSEQSKLLRKMRAPMKIAMSGTPVENRLMEFWTIMDFANRGFFPSAAEFREKFETPIQKMGNEKVAETFRKITAPFMLRRLKTDKSIISDLPDKIIQDEYAELTKPQAALYQKTLEHFMQELEMEQALSEKANDAHALFKRKGIILQMILALKQICNHPATFLKGATAANVESEGDAPAGENGAAASDSQADTAQASSAPAEKTPAEKAPELTSGKLQMLLDLLTSIQEQGEKTLIFTQFAEMGELLKSTIEKELKLKVHFYHGGCSQTQREAMVRDLQENPDCKVLILSLKAGGTGLNLTAASQVIHYDLWWNPAIEAQATDRAFRIGQTRNVQVHRFITKGTFEEKINALLETKKSIANMTVSAGETWLADMDDKQLGEVFGLDNTLV, from the coding sequence ATGGATTTTGGAAAGTACGGGAAAACTTGGTGGTGCAACAAATGGCTGGAAGGCCTTTTCCGGTCGTGTGACGACCAGACCGTCATCCAGGGCATGCGCTTCGTGGAACGCGGGCAGGTCACGAGCATCGACATCATCGACAACCGCGTCATTTCCGTAGTGAAGGGGCCAAACGGCGGCCTCCACAACAACTACATCGTATTCCCCAAATTCCACGACGAAAAAATCGGGGTCTTCATAAACCTGCTGATGCAGCAGCCCTCCGAGATGCTCGCCCTCAAGAACGGGGCGATGAACCCGCCTATAGAACTTTTGCTCGCGAAGAGCGGCATCAACATTTTCGATAACAGCGAAGATGTGAAGATGGGCTGCGACTGCCGCGACCCAGTCCCGTGCAAGTATATCGCCGCGACCTTCCTCAAGATTGCCGAAATGGCCAGCACCGAGCCCGCGCTCCTATTCAAGCTCCACGGACTCGACCTCGCCCACTACCAGGAACGCCCCGCCATGACGTCGAACATCGACGCCCCCGACGAGAAGAACCTCGTGCGGACCGCAGGCGGCAGGAACAAGATTTTCGAAGAAAAGGTCGACAACAGCCTCGACTTCGCCGAAGACGCCAGCACCAGCCTCTTCGCCGGATCGCCGCAAGGGGTTTCGCGCACGCCGCCACAGCGCCTGCCCGTATTCAACTACGTTGACTGGAAGGACTACTCGCGCATACTGCCCGCCATGCTGCAGAACTTCCCGTCGTTCTGCCCCGCCGGCAACTTCCGCAAGAGCTACACCGACGAACTGGAAGGCTGCCGCAAGTTCTTCTTGAACTACGAGAACTTCGACGTATTCGCGGAACACTTCCGCGCGAACAACGCGAAGACGTTCCTGATGGAAAAAGAAAGCCTGCGCCTGTTCCACAAGGACGGCTGGCGTTGGTATTTCGAGCAAGCGGGCGAAAACGGGAACGTCATCAAGAGCGGACTCGCCGTCTCGAGCGTGATGGGCGCACTCTGCTGTCTCGACAAAGGGAACCTCTCGTGGCACAGCTATTCGGTACGTTACCTGCTGTTGCTCCTGAACGTCGCCTACCACTTGGTACGGACAGGCGCCATCTACCCGCAGGTCCTATGGATCGGCAAGGACGTCGCGCAGATGCGCTGGCTCCCCGCGGAAATGCTCCCCGACATTCTCGGGATTGTCGCGGACCTCGAAGCAGCCGCCCCGCCAAAGTTCGCGTTCACGGCAAAAGAAGACGAATTTGTCGAAATTGCCGAACCGGCGGAACATGTGCTTTCGCTTTTCATTTCGCAGTTGCTCAAGTTCGCGCACACCTACAAGACGCCCCTCAAGACGAACCACACGAACCTGCTTTCGTTCTTCTTCACCAGCGTCTCGGGCAAACTCGCCAACAGCGCGCACGCCATCCCCGGGAAAATCCAGAAGTGGTTCTCAGTCTACTCGAGTTTGGATTTCCGCACGCAACTGCTTTTCAAGTGCTACGAGACAGGCGAACAGGTCGCTCTCGAAGTTTTCGTCTTTGACGCAGACAAGCTCACGCCGCTTTCCACCCTGTTCGAAGAAAACGACGCGCGGCTCCTCTCGATTCTGAACATCCTGAACGGCATCGCGGATTCCTTCAAGCCGATGGGCACCTACATCGAAAACCGGGCGGCCTCCCCCATCATGATGCAAGGAGGCGTGCTTCTCGAATTTTTGCAGGATTGCCTGAAGAAACTCGAAATTTTCGGCATCAAGACCGAAATCCCGAAGAACCTGCTGAACGTGGGCAAGCCCAAACCCAAGATACGCCTGCAGGGGAGCATGAGCTTCGGAGCGTTTACCGCGAACGACCTGCTCGATTTCGACTGGGAAGTGGCAATCGGCGACGAGAACATCTCGGCGGAAGAATTCCTGGAGCTTGCCGAAAACGCGGACGGGCTCCTGAAATACAAATCGCAGTACGTGACCGTCTCGGAAGAAGATTTGAAAGCCATCCGCGAAAAGTTGGAGGGCAAGTCGGACGCGAAGAGTTCTGGTAAGGAAGGCGCCGGCAAAAAAGGTTCAAACGCGGGCACGGAAAGCGCCTCGGGCTCGGAGGCCGCGAGCGATGCGGATTCAGACGAAGAAGCGGACGGCGTTCCCGAAATCACGCAGGCCAAGCTCGTGCAGGCATGCTTCACCGGCGAATGCGACGGCATCCCGGTCGACATGGCGGGCGAATTCAAGCAGCAGTTCGATTCCTGGCGCAGCGAAACCGAAGTCGCCCTGCCCGAACACCTGAACGCGACGCTCCGCCCCTACCAAGTGCGCGGCTACTCATGGATGTACAAGAACCTCGAAATCGGTTTCGGATGTATTCTCGCCGACGACATGGGTCTTGGAAAAACGCTCCAGGTCATCGCCTTCCTCCTCAAGATGCACGAAGAAGGCAAGCTCGCCGAACGCAAGGCCATCGTGGTGCTGCCCGCGGGCCTGCTTTGCAACTGGCAGGTCGAAATCAAGAAATTCGCGCCCGACCTCACGTTCTTCGCCTACCATGGCGGAAGCCGCGACCTCGAAAAGTTCCATGCCGACGTGCTGCTCACCACTTACGCCACCTTCCGCAAGGATTTTGAAGCCCTGAATGCGCTCCAGTGGCAGGCCATCATCATCGACGAAGCGCAGAACATCAAGAACGCCGACAGTGAACAGAGCAAGCTGCTCCGTAAAATGCGCGCCCCCATGAAAATCGCGATGAGCGGCACGCCTGTAGAAAACCGCCTCATGGAATTCTGGACCATCATGGATTTCGCGAACCGCGGGTTCTTCCCGAGCGCGGCGGAATTCCGCGAAAAGTTCGAGACGCCTATCCAGAAAATGGGCAACGAGAAGGTGGCGGAAACCTTCCGCAAGATTACCGCGCCGTTCATGCTGCGCCGCCTCAAGACCGACAAGAGCATCATCAGCGACTTGCCCGACAAGATTATCCAGGACGAGTACGCCGAACTCACCAAGCCGCAGGCGGCTCTGTACCAGAAGACGCTCGAGCACTTCATGCAGGAACTCGAGATGGAACAGGCGCTCAGCGAGAAGGCGAACGACGCGCACGCCCTCTTCAAGCGCAAGGGAATCATCTTGCAGATGATACTCGCGCTCAAGCAGATTTGCAACCACCCGGCGACATTCCTCAAGGGTGCGACGGCAGCAAATGTAGAGTCCGAGGGCGATGCGCCCGCAGGTGAAAACGGAGCCGCGGCAAGCGACTCGCAGGCCGATACCGCGCAGGCGTCAAGTGCGCCGGCAGAAAAAACGCCCGCAGAAAAGGCGCCGGAACTCACTTCGGGCAAGTTGCAGATGCTCCTCGACCTGCTCACCTCCATACAAGAACAGGGCGAAAAGACCCTCATCTTCACGCAGTTTGCCGAAATGGGAGAACTGCTGAAATCGACAATCGAGAAGGAACTGAAACTGAAGGTGCATTTCTACCACGGTGGCTGCTCGCAGACACAGCGCGAGGCCATGGTGCGCGACCTCCAGGAAAACCCGGATTGCAAGGTGCTCATCCTCTCGCTAAAGGCGGGCGGAACAGGCCTCAACCTCACCGCCGCATCGCAGGTCATCCATTACGACCTCTGGTGGAACCCCGCCATCGAAGCGCAGGCCACCGACCGCGCCTTCCGTATCGGGCAGACGCGCAACGTGCAAGTCCACAGGTTCATTACCAAGGGAACGTTCGAAGAAAAAATCAACGCGTTGTTGGAAACCAAGAAGTCTATCGCCAACATGACCGTGAGCGCCGGCGAAACATGGCTCGCCGACATGGACGACAAGCAGCTCGGCGAAGTCTTCGGGCTCGACAACACTCTCGTATAG
- the ribF gene encoding riboflavin biosynthesis protein RibF gives MSLSDQVKRAVTMGNFDGCHLGHQALFRTLKAVAEVNGWIPTVISFEPHSNYVLRGPGDPLLLTTTEEKREFIESLGLDFLVLPFTPEVAKLPFDVFVRKELIEKRGVCSMFFGHDHCFGAGGKGNYETITAAFPELSTAMLSIVLHKGERVSSSAVRNALLNGDVSRAQTYLGRPYRLSGTVVVGKRLGHTIGFPTANLQVEQYKFLPKTGVYVASARLADGRIFRAVVNIGVQPSAPGLHQMAIEAYLLDFSEDIYGQHLVLDLMAYLRPEQKFASMEDLVRQIGMDADTAKNYNGNHWAE, from the coding sequence ATGAGTTTGTCGGATCAAGTGAAACGCGCCGTGACGATGGGCAATTTCGATGGGTGCCACCTGGGACACCAGGCGCTTTTCCGTACCCTGAAGGCCGTCGCTGAAGTGAACGGCTGGATTCCGACGGTCATCAGCTTTGAACCTCATTCCAACTATGTGCTGCGTGGCCCTGGCGACCCGCTGCTCCTTACCACCACCGAAGAAAAGCGCGAGTTTATTGAAAGCCTCGGACTCGATTTCTTGGTGCTGCCGTTTACGCCCGAAGTCGCGAAACTCCCGTTCGATGTATTTGTCCGCAAGGAACTCATCGAAAAGCGCGGCGTGTGCTCCATGTTCTTTGGACACGATCACTGCTTTGGCGCTGGCGGCAAGGGAAACTACGAGACGATTACCGCTGCGTTCCCTGAACTTTCGACGGCGATGCTTTCCATCGTGCTGCATAAGGGCGAGCGCGTGAGTTCTTCTGCGGTGCGCAATGCGCTTTTGAACGGTGACGTTTCCCGCGCGCAGACTTACCTCGGGCGCCCCTACCGCCTCTCCGGCACCGTAGTCGTTGGCAAGCGCCTTGGGCATACCATCGGGTTCCCGACTGCGAACCTGCAGGTAGAACAGTACAAGTTCTTGCCGAAAACCGGCGTGTACGTGGCGTCCGCCAGACTTGCGGATGGCCGCATTTTCCGCGCCGTGGTGAATATCGGCGTGCAGCCCTCTGCGCCTGGACTCCACCAGATGGCCATCGAGGCCTACCTTCTCGATTTCAGCGAGGATATCTACGGGCAGCACCTGGTGCTCGACCTGATGGCCTATTTGCGCCCGGAACAGAAATTCGCCAGCATGGAAGACCTTGTCCGCCAAATCGGCATGGACGCCGACACCGCCAAGAACTACAACGGCAACCACTGGGCCGAATAG
- a CDS encoding tRNA pseudouridine(55) synthase TruB — MKRVFSTKRVGHAGTLDLRASGLIIAATGRATRLLPYVEAKDKCYTFRLHLGYETDTLEWDGDVVEQDEVLLEEQNSSVILSPFDKLRVNSEAEPRSRRISRADLEAVLPQFTGDIDQVPPRYCAVKIDGRRASDLAERGRDFELKPRRIHIESLRIVGEGGVTEGSSGKEFATFDIECVCSKGTYVRALGRDIARALKTCGCVSQIRRHRIGKVSVESAVRGEDLTREHLKSVEEVLDFPVLKLDDEQMAIIHKGNWIPWHEPVEGAKMQQGRGEDCERLVFAADSNGNVLSVCRYEPGRICPKIYLGED, encoded by the coding sequence TTGAAAAGGGTCTTTTCTACTAAGCGCGTGGGGCATGCCGGAACGCTCGATTTGCGGGCTTCGGGCCTGATTATCGCGGCTACGGGCCGTGCGACGCGCCTGCTGCCTTATGTGGAAGCGAAGGACAAGTGCTACACGTTCCGCCTGCATTTGGGCTACGAGACCGATACCCTCGAATGGGACGGTGACGTGGTGGAACAGGATGAGGTGTTGCTGGAGGAACAAAACAGCAGTGTCATCCTGAGCCCATTCGACAAGCTCAGGGTGAACTCCGAGGCGGAGCCTCGGAGTCGAAGGATTTCTCGCGCAGACTTGGAGGCGGTTCTCCCGCAATTCACTGGCGATATTGACCAGGTTCCGCCCCGCTATTGCGCTGTGAAAATTGATGGCCGTCGTGCAAGCGACTTGGCCGAACGCGGAAGGGATTTCGAACTGAAACCGCGTCGCATCCACATCGAGTCGCTCCGGATTGTGGGCGAGGGTGGCGTGACCGAAGGCAGTTCCGGCAAGGAATTCGCGACGTTCGATATCGAATGCGTGTGCAGCAAGGGAACCTACGTGCGCGCGCTCGGACGCGACATTGCTCGTGCTCTTAAGACCTGCGGGTGTGTCTCGCAGATTCGCCGTCATCGCATTGGCAAGGTTTCTGTGGAATCCGCCGTGCGCGGGGAAGACTTGACCCGCGAACATTTGAAGTCGGTGGAAGAGGTGCTCGATTTTCCGGTCCTGAAACTCGATGACGAGCAGATGGCTATCATCCACAAGGGAAATTGGATTCCATGGCATGAGCCCGTGGAAGGCGCCAAGATGCAGCAGGGGCGCGGTGAAGATTGCGAGAGGCTCGTGTTCGCCGCCGATTCAAATGGCAATGTGCTGAGCGTGTGCCGCTATGAGCCGGGCCGCATTTGCCCGAAGATTTATTTGGGAGAAGATTGA
- the rbfA gene encoding 30S ribosome-binding factor RbfA — protein sequence MSRRTDRLGEQFREEIGKLLQKGLKDPRVSSLSSITRVTITEDLSYAKVLVSVMGSDKEKRDSLIGLNNSAGYIRGVLGKALKIRKIPELNFVLDENLEHAMHIEEILAELKQKGEL from the coding sequence ATGAGTCGTAGGACTGACAGACTGGGCGAACAGTTCCGCGAGGAAATCGGAAAGCTCCTGCAGAAGGGGCTGAAGGATCCTCGCGTGAGCAGCCTTTCGAGCATTACGCGCGTAACGATTACCGAAGACCTGAGCTATGCGAAGGTTCTCGTTTCGGTGATGGGTTCGGACAAGGAAAAGCGCGATTCTTTGATTGGCCTCAACAATTCCGCCGGCTATATCCGCGGGGTTCTTGGCAAGGCGCTCAAGATTCGCAAGATTCCTGAACTGAACTTCGTGCTGGACGAAAACTTGGAACATGCGATGCACATCGAGGAAATCCTCGCCGAGCTGAAGCAGAAAGGGGAACTCTAG